A stretch of the Kroppenstedtia eburnea genome encodes the following:
- a CDS encoding cold-shock protein: protein MIEGTVKWFNADKGFGFIEVEGRDDVFVHFSAIQSEGFKSLDEGDKVSFEIVQGNRGDQAANVVKL from the coding sequence ATGATTGAAGGTACGGTGAAGTGGTTTAACGCAGACAAAGGGTTTGGATTCATCGAAGTGGAAGGCAGAGATGACGTGTTTGTTCATTTTTCCGCGATCCAGAGTGAAGGATTTAAATCCCTCGATGAAGGCGACAAAGTGAGCTTTGAAATCGTTCAGGGAAACCGTGGTGACCAAGCTGCCAACGTGGTGAAGCTCTGA